Proteins encoded together in one Prunus dulcis chromosome 3, ALMONDv2, whole genome shotgun sequence window:
- the LOC117621518 gene encoding protein NRT1/ PTR FAMILY 6.4 has product MVLISRDGEKEGASDGAVVDFRGNPVDKSKTGGWLAAGLILGIELAERICVMGISMNLVTYLVGNLHISSAKSATIVTNFMGTLNLLGLLGGFLADAKLGRYWTVALSATITGLGIILLTLATSIPSMRPPPCDDYREQHHECIEANGKQLALLYAALYTTALGGGGIKSNVSGFGSDQFDGRDPREEKSMIFFFNRFYFGISIGSLFAVIVLVYVQDNVGRGLGYGISAGGMIIALVVLLSGTPFYRFHKPQGSPLTVIWRVIFLAWKKRAYPCPDRPSLLNEYQEAKIPHTQRLKCLDKAAILDEYASAEGNRSNPWIVSTVNQVEEVKLVFKLMPVWSTCILFWTVYSQMTTFTIEQATFMNRKIGSFVIPSGSFSAFLFITILLFTSLNEKLFVPLARKLTNTAQGITSLQRIGIGLVLSMAAMIAAAIVEKQRREFAVHQNTKISAFWLVLQYFLVGAGEAFVYVGQLEFFIREAPDRMKSMSTGLFLSTISMGFFVSTLLVTVVDKVTKKSWLRSNLNKGRVDYFYLLLAVLGALNFLVFLAFAMRHQYKGQQHISPNDSVKKEHKNSNGIRVEEMAEMIRIEAKEGP; this is encoded by the exons ATG GTTTTGATATCAAGGGATGGTGAGAAAGAAGGTGCAAGTGATGGAGCTGTGGTGGATTTTAGAGGGAATCCTGTGGACAAGTCCAAAACTGGTGGATGGCTTGCTGCAGGGCTTATTTTGG GAATTGAACTGGCTGAGAGGATCTGTGTGATGGGCATATCTATGAATCTAGTAACTTACTTGGTTGGAAATTTGCATATATCTTCTGCAAAATCTGCAACCATAGTGACCAATTTCATGGGCACTTTGAACCTCCTTGGCCTCCTTGGTGGGTTTCTAGCAGATGCTAAACTGGGAAGGTACTGGACTGTCGCCCTTTCTGCAACAATAACTGGTCTG GGGATAATTTTGTTGACATTGGCAACATCCATTCCTAGCATGAGACCACCTCCATGTGATGACTACAGAGAGCAACATCATGAATGTATTGAGGCCAATGGAAAGCAATTAGCTCTGCTCTATGCTGCTTTATATACTACAGCACTAGGTGGTGGTGGTATAAAATCCAATGTCTCAGGTTTTGGGTCTGATCAATTTGATGGCAGAGACCCCAGGGAAGAGAAGTccatgatcttcttcttcaacaggTTCTACTTTGGCATTAGCATTGGCTCTCTGTTTGCTGTTATTGTGCTGGTGTATGTACAAGATAATGTCGGCAGGGGGTTGGGTTATGGAATATCGGCAGGGGGGATGATCATCGCACTTGTTGTGTTGCTCTCCGGGACGCCATTTTATAGATTCCATAAGCCTCAAGGCAGCCCTTTAACTGTCATATGGAGGGTGATATTTTTGGCTTGGAAGAAGAGGGCTTATCCTTGTCCAGATCGTCCAAGCCTTTTGAATGAATACCAAGAAGCCAAGATCCCCCACACACAGAGGCTCAA GTGTCTAGACAAAGCTGCAATCCTAGATGAATATGCTTCTGCTGAAGGAAACAGAAGCAACCCATGGATAGTATCCACAGTGAACCAAGTTGAAGAGGTGAAACTGGTTTTCAAGCTCATGCCAGTCTGGTCGACATGTATTCTCTTTTGGACAGTCTACTCTCAAATGACTACCTTCACCATTGAACAAGCCACCTTCATGAACCGAAAAATAGGCTCCTTTGTTATCCCTTCGGGTTCTTTCTCAGCCTTTCTCTTCATCACCATTCTCCTGTTTACTTCCTTAAACGAGAAACTCTTTGTCCCCCTTGCTCGAAAACTCACCAACACCGCCCAAGGAATAACAAGCCTTCAGAGGATTGGAATTGGACTCGTTTTATCAATGGCTGCTATGATTGCTGCAGCAATAGTAGAGAAACAAAGAAGGGAATTCGCTGTTcaccaaaataccaaaataagTGCTTTCTGGCTTGTCCTACAATACTTCCTAGTGGGTGCTGGAGAAGCTTTTGTCTATGTTGGACAACTTGAATTTTTCATCAGAGAGGCACCGGACAGGATGAAGTCCATGAGCACAGGGCTTTTCTTAAGCACCATCTCAATGGGGTTCTTTGTTAGCACTCTGTTGGTGACTGTGGTGGACAAAGTGACTAAGAAGAGCTGGCTGAGGAGTAACTTGAACAAGGGAAGGGTGGATTACTTCTACTTGCTGCTTGCAGTGCTCGGAGCTTTAAATTTCTTAGTGTTTCTTGCCTTTGCAATGAGACACCAGTACAAAGGCCAGCAGCACATTAGCCCTAACGATAGTGTCAAAAAGGAGCATAAGAACTCAAATGGCATAAGAGTTGAAGAGATGGCAGAGATGATAAGAATTGAGGCAAAGGAAGGACCCTAG
- the LOC117621519 gene encoding pyrophosphate--fructose 6-phosphate 1-phosphotransferase subunit beta-like isoform X1, with protein MSSSSVNLKAVPGRLTSSYSEVQASRLDVSLPLPSVLKSSFSVVDGPKSSAAGNPEEIAKLFPNLFGQPSAVLNPGGSSVLSKDTSLKIGVVLSGGQAPGGHNVISGIFDYLQHCTSGSTVYGFKGGPAGIMKGKYVELSAEFVYPYRNQGGFDMIASGRDKIETPEQFKQAEETAKTLDLDGLVVIGGDDSNTNACLLAEHFRGKNIKTRVIGCPKTIDGDLKSKEVPVSFGFDTACKLYSEMIGNVMTDARSTGKYYHFVRLMGRAASHITLECALETHPNITIIGEEVAAKKQTLKSVTDYITDIICKRSELGFNYGVILIPEGLIDFIPEVQQLIAELNEILAHDVVDEAGVWKKKLQSQSHELFEFLPPTIQEQLLLERDPHGNVQVAKIETEKMLLQMVETELDKRKQEGKYKRDFLGKTHFFGYEGRCGLPTNFDANYCYALGFGAGALLHSGKTGLISSVGNLAAPVEQWTVGGTALTSLMDVERRHGKFKPVIKKAMVELEGAPFKKFASFRDEWALKNRYVNPGPIQFLGPAANAINNTLLLELGAQA; from the exons ATGTCCTCGTCCTCTGTCAACCTCAAGGCGGTGCCTGGTCGCTTGACCTCTTCGTACAGCGAGGTCCAGGCCAGTCGTCTCGACGTTTCGCTTCCTCTCCCTTCTGTTCTCAAAAGCTCCTTCAGCGTCGTCGATGGCCCTAAAAGCTCTGCTGCTGGAAACCCAG AAGAGATAGCCAAGTTATTTCCTAACCTATTTGGACAGCCCTCAGCAGTGCTAAATCCAGGTGGTTCTTCAGTACTTTCAAAGGATACAAGTTTGAAGATTGGAGTGGTTCTCTCTGGAGGACAGGCTCCTGGTGGACACAATGTCATTTCTGGGATTTTTG ATTACTTACAGCACTGCACTAGTGGAAGTACAGTGTATGGATTTAAGGGTGGTCCGGCAGGTATCATGAAGGGTAAATATGTTGAATTGTCTGCGGAATTTGTGTATCCTTACAGAAATCAG GGTGGCTTTGACATGATTGCTAGTGGCAGAGACAAGATTGAAACTCCTGAACAG TTTAAGCAAGCAGAAGAAACAGCAAAGACGCTTGATTTGGATGGGCTTGTGGTCATTGGTGGGGATGACTCAAATACTAATGCTTGCCTTCTAGCTGAACATTTCAG GGGTAAAAATATCAAGACACGGGTAATTGGATGTCCAAAAACCATTGATGGTGATCTGAAAAGCAAAGAAGTGCCCGTCAGTTTTGGATTTGACACTGCATGCAAG CTATATTCAGAAATGATTGGTAATGTAATGACAGATGCCCGTTCAACTGGGAAATACTACCATT TTGTAAGGCTTATGGGGCGTGCAGCTTCTCATATAACCTTGGAGTGTGCTCTGGAGACTCATCCAAACATTACAATTATTGGGGAAGAA GTTGCTGCCAAGAAGCAGACACTCAAGAGTGTAACAGACTATATAACTGATATAATCTGCAAACGCTCAGAACTTGGATTTAATTATGGTGTCATACTTATACCAGAGGGCCTGATTGATTTCATTCCGGAG GTACAGCAACTAATTGCAGAGCTTAACGAAATATTAGCTCATGATGTTGTTGATGAAGCAGGGGTGTGGAAAAAGAAACTCCAGAGCCAATCTCATGAGCTTTTCGAGTTTTTGCCTCCAACAATTCAGGAGCAACTACTGCTTGAAAGAGATCCACATGGGAATGTGCAG GTTGCCAAAATAGAGACAGAAAAGATGCTCCTTCAGATGGTAGAAACTGAACTGGACAAGCGGAAGCAGGAGGGTAAATATAAGCGGGACTTCTTAGGAAAGACCCACTTCTTCGG ttATGAGGGTAGATGCGGTTTGCCTACGAACTTTGATGCAAACTACTGCTATGCATTGGGTTTTGGTGCTGGAGCCCTCCTCCATTCTGGAAAGACTGGGTTGATTTCCTCT GTGGGAAATTTGGCTGCTCCAGTGGAGCAATGGACAGTTGGGGGAACAGCACTGACTTCTTTAATGGATGTGGAACGGAGACATG GGAAGTTCAAGCCTGTGATTAAGAAAGCAATGGTGGAACTTGAAG GCGCTCCATTCAAAAAATTTGCATCTTTTCGTGACGAGTGGGCACTTAAGAATCGTTATGTTAATCCAG GTCCAATTCAATTTCTTGGCCCAGCAGCGAATGCCATCAACAACACTCTTCTGCTGGAACTCGGAGCACAAGCatag
- the LOC117621520 gene encoding endoglucanase 11: protein MEKKTKPHHCGASNKSNTFVVQLYLLLLLITLNISTTSQAFNYTDALTKSLLYFESQRSGRLPYNQRVTWRDHSGLTDGLEQGVDLVGGYYDAGDHVKFGLPMAFTVTMLSWSVIEFRQQIAAAGELEHAMEAIKWGTDYIIKAHTSPNVLWAEVGDGDTDHYCWQRPEDMTTSRQAYKIDETHPGSDLAGETAAAMAAAALVFKKTNPHYAHLLLHHAQQLFEFGDKYRDKYDGSLGVVKSYYASVSGFQDELLWAALWLYKATDNQKYLKYVISKAHSFGGIGWAITEFSWDVKYAGLQLVASKLLIEEKHKQHTHILELYRSKAEHYICSCLNKNNDTKNVERTPAGLLYIRQWNNMQYVSTAAFLLTVYSDFLKSSNQKLRCHGGIVGHEEVLVFAKSQIDYILGSNPMNMSYLVGYGPKYPQRVHHRGASVESYRENKGFIGCTQGYDNWYGREEPNPNVLVGALVGGPDCQDNFVDQRDNYMQTEACTYNTAPLVGVFAKFSEVEVQKMDQNMGLVASY from the exons aTGGAGAAGAAGACGAAGCCGCACCATTGTGGAGCttcaaacaaatcaaacacTTTTGTTGTACAATtgtatcttcttcttctactcaTCACCCTCAACATTTCCACCACCTCCCAAGCCTTCAATTACACAGATGCCCTCACAAAGAGCCTCCTCTACTTCGAATCACAGCGCTCCGGCCGCCTGCCCTACAACCAGAGGGTCACCTGGCGTGACCATTCCGGCCTCACAGATGGCCTAGAGCAAGGG GTGGACTTGGTAGGAGGGTATTATGATGCAGGTGACCACGTCAAGTTTGGGCTGCCAATGGCATTTACAGTGACGATGCTCTCTTGGAGTGTCATTGAATTCCGGCAACAAATTGCCGCCGCCGGTGAGTTGGAGCATGCAATGGAGGCAATCAAGTGGGGCACCGATTACATCATCAAGGCTCACACCAGTCCCAATGTGTTATGGGCTGAG GTGGGGGATGGCGACACTGATCATTACTGTTGGCAACGGCCGGAGGACATGACAACATCAAGGCAAGCCTACAAGATTGACGAGACTCATCCCGGGTCGGATCTCGCCGGGGAGACTGCGGCGGCAATGGCCGCAGCAGCCCTAGTGTTCAAGAAGACTAACCCGCATTATGCCCACCTACTCCTACACCATGCCCAACAG CTGTTTGAGTTTGGGGACAAGTATAGGGACAAGTATGATGGGAGCTTGGGAGTAGTGAAGAGTTACTACGCGTCGGTGAGTGGGTTCCAGGACGAGTTGTTGTGGGCAGCTTTGTGGCTATACAAGGCCACCGACAATCAGAAGTATTTGAAGTATGTTATTAGCAAGGCTCATAGCTTTGGTGGCATTGGCTGGGCAATTACAGAGTTCAGTTGGGACGTTAAGTACGCTGGTCTTCAACTCGTTGCCTCTAAG TTGCTGATTGAAGAAAAACACAAGCAACACACTCACATTCTAGAGCTATACAGATCAAAAGCAGAGCACTACATCTGCTCATGcctaaacaaaaacaatgacaCCAAAAATGTGGAGCGCACGCCAGCAGGCCTGTTGTACATAAGGCAATGGAACAACATGCAGTATGTTTCAACAGCTGCTTTCCTCCTAACAGTGTACTCTGATTTCCTCAAAAGCTCAAACCAGAAGCTCCGCTGCCATGGAGGAATAGTGGGCCATGAGGAAGTTCTTGTTTTTGCAAAATCACAGATTGACTACATTTTGGGCTCCAACCCAATGAACATGAGCTACTTGGTGGGGTATGGTCCAAAATACCCTCAAAGGGTCCACCACAGAGGAGCCTCTGTTGAGTCATATAGAGAGAACAAGGGGTTCATTGGGTGCACCCAAGGGTATGACAATTGGTATGGCAGGGAAGAGCCTAACCCAAATGTTCTGGTTGGGGCTTTGGTTGGAGGGCCTGATTGTCAAGATAATTTTGTGGACCAAAGGGACAATTATATGCAGACTGAGGCCTGTACATATAATACAGCTCCATTGGTTGGGGTTTTTGCTAAGTTTTCAGAGGTAGAGGTCCAAAAGATGGATCAAAATATGGGTTTGGTTGCTTCTTATTAG
- the LOC117623294 gene encoding plant UBX domain-containing protein 4, which yields METEAQESNPQNDAVINSFCEITSASKQEALFFLESHNWDLDAAVSTFLDNNTVAVSVDAPTNAGSFPIPASHSLSPSPSHSPNYSPSQSPPRSRSPSPTPSRAPYQLRSKRAASSGAQDKADTKPPSASRPRGIRTLSDLNQPAKGGSGSDSDEPQEYYTGGEKSGMLVQDPTKGSDVDSIFSQARQLAAAQGPIDPHQPSSSSKSFTGTARLLSGETVPTAAPQPPEVVIHTITFWRNGFSVDDGPLRRLDDPENAPFLESIKKSECPKELEPANRRTAVHVNLMRREEEYPEPVKRHVAFQGVGRTLGESSSTSAAATSELIAADLPLRAAPLPTMGLTVDQSLPSTSIQLRLADGTRMVSRFNYHHTIRDIHAFIDASRPDGARSYRLQTMGFPPKQLSDLDQTIEQAGIANSVIIQKL from the exons ATGGAAACCGAAGCTCAAGAATCCAATCcccaaaacgacgccgtaaTCAACTCCTTCTGCGAGATCACCTCCGCCTCCAAACAAGAAGCCCTCTTCTTCCTCGAAAGCCACAACTGGGACCTCGATGCCGCCGTTTCGACGTTCTTGGACAACAACACCGTCGCCGTCTCAGTCGACGCGCCCACCAACGCCGGCTCGTTTCCAATCCCGGCCTCCCACTCACTCTCGCCATCGCCCTCACACTCGCCCAACTACTCTCCTTCACAGTCGCCGCCGCGCTCTCGCTCGCCGTCTCCGACTCCCTCTCGTGCTCCCTACCAGCTTCGATCGAAGCGCGCCGCCTCCAGTGGGGCCCAAGACAAAGCTGATACCAAGCCGCCTTCTGCGAGCCGTCCACGTGGCATACGCACGCTTTCCGATCTGAATCAGCCGGCAAAGGGTGGGTCCGGCAGTGATTCGGATGAGCCCCAGGAGTACTACACTGGTGGCGAGAAAAG CGGAATGCTTGTCCAAGACCCTACCAAAGGCAGTGATGTGGATTCAATTTTCAGTCAAGCTAGACAGTTAGCGGCCGCCCAGGGACCTATAGATCCCCATCAACCttcttcaagctcaaaaagtTTTACTGGAACAGCTAGACTGCTTTCAGGGGAGACTGTTCCAACTGCTGCACCTCAGCCACCTGAAGTTGTTATTCACACCATTACTTTCTGGAGGAATGGGTTTTCTGTAGATGATGGTCCGTTGCGGAGGCTGGATGATCCTGAAAATGCACCTTTCTTGGAA AGCATCAAGAAGTCTGAGTGCCCAAAAGAACTTGAACCAGCCAATAGGAGGACTGCTGTTCATGTTAATCTTATGAGGCGGGAGGAAGAATACCCT GAACCAGTGAAGCGGCATGTTGCTTTTCAGGGTGTTGGAAGAACTTTAGGTGAGAGCAGCTCTACCTCTGCTGCAGCTACCTCTGAGTTAATTGCTGCTGATCTTCCCCTAAGAGCTGCTCCATTGCCCACAATGGGCTTAACTGTGGATCAGTCATTACCGTCAACCTCTATTCAGCTAAGGTTAGCAGATGGTACACGTATGGTATCTCGCTTCAACTACCACCATACAATTAGAGACATCCATGCTTTTATTGATGCATCAAGACCTGATGGGGCAAGAAGTTACCGATTGCAGACGATGGGGTTCCCTCCGAAACAGCTCTCTGATCTGGACCAGACAATAGAGCAGGCTGGTATAGCCAATTCTGTTATTATCCAAAAACTCTAG
- the LOC117621523 gene encoding 50S ribosomal protein L30 produces the protein MNAFKAFKASVPIAWSPNLYITLVRGIPGTRRLHRRTLEALRLRKCNRTVMRWNTPTVRGMLQQVKRLVVIETEEMYKARKQNLENHRALRPPLVINHLPASASGSS, from the exons ATGAATGCTTTCAAGGCTTTTAAAGCCAGTGTCCCAATTGCATGGAGCCCTAATCTATATATAACTTTGGTAAGGGGAATCCCAGGAACCAGGAGACTTCACAGGCGTACTTTAGAGGCATTACGTCTCCGCAAGTGCAACCGAACTGTTATGCGATGGAACACTCCTACAGTTAGGGGAATGCTCCAACAG GTTAAGAGATTGGTCGTGATTGAGACAGAAGAGATGTATAAGGCCCGCaaacaaaatttggaaaaccACCGAGCTCTACGTCCCCCTTTGGTCATAAATCACCTACCTGCTTCTGCAAGTGGTTCTTCTTAA
- the LOC117621522 gene encoding glycine-rich RNA-binding protein 4, mitochondrial, which produces MRNNTLLTFLARRPSTTTTHNPNLRWRFFCSPPSSSSTGPNNKLFVGGLSWSMDEKSLKDAFSSFGEVTEVKIVYDRDSGRSRGFGFVNFTNEDDAQVARDAMDGKALLGRPLRVTYALERVRGGHVVVPRLSDSGDANS; this is translated from the exons ATGAGGAACAACACTTTGTTGACATTCCTTGCTAGACGACCATCGACAACAACAACCCATAACCCAAATTTACGTTGGCGGTTCTTCTGTTCACcaccctcttcctcctctactGGCCCAAACAATAAGCTCTTCGTTGGAG GCTTGTCATGGTCGATGGACGAGAAGTCCTTGAAAGACGCTTTCTCTTCCTTCGGGGAGGTCACTGAAG TGAAGATAGTGTATGACAGAGACTCAGGAAGGTCTAGAGGCTTTGGATTTGTTAATTTCACCAATGAAGATGATGCCCAGGTTGCAAGAGATGCCATGGATGGAAAG GCATTGCTGGGTCGGCCATTGAGGGTTACTTATGCTCTAGAAAGAGTTCGAGGCGGACATGTTGTGGTTCCTCGCCTTTCCGACAGTGGAGATGCTAACAGTTGA
- the LOC117622532 gene encoding homeobox protein knotted-1-like LET6: MERGGTNCNNNSGVTYSGLMMGFGNNTSRTGSSKAQFLSLPLMVGCSHPNLQSDHQTTDQEMMVSCSDRMEAKIMAHPLFPRLLASYVSCQKVGAPPEVVARLEEACSAAVHNSEAACLGGGDPDPALDQFMEAYCEMLTKYEEELTKPFKEAMLFLSKIDSQLQALTVHSSSDSASSGDNIVGRSGSPEEVDATMNESCIDPRAEDREIKAKLLHKYTGYLGSLKQEFMKKKKNGKLPKEARHQLLDWWSRHYKWPYPSEAQKLALAESTGLDLKQINNWFINQRKRHWKPSEDIQFAVMDPTHPHPHFYMDNNLTFPMNSTSTLL, from the exons atggagagaggAGGAACCAATTGTAATAATAATAGTGGTGTTACTTATAGTGGTCTGATGATGGGGTTTGGGAACAACACTAGTAGAACTGGTAGTAGTAAGGCACAGTTTCTTTCTCTACCTTTGATGGTGGGTTGCAGCCATCCAAACTTGCAAAGTGATCATCAGACGACTGATCAGGAGATGATGGTTAGTTGCAGCGATAGAATGGAAGCCAAGATTATGGCTCATCCTCTCTTCCCTCGTCTCTTGGCCTCCTATGTCAGTTGCCAAAAG gttGGGGCACCTCCTGAAGTAGTGGCTAGGTTAGAGGAGGCCTGCAGTGCTGCAGTTCACAATTCTGAGGCAGCATGTTTAGGAGGAGGAGATCCAGACCCAGCGCTGGACCAGTTCATGGAGGCCTACTGCGAGATGCTGACTAAGTACGAGGAAGAGCTCACAAAACCCTTCAAAGAAGCCATGCTTTTCCTCTCCAAAATCGACTCCCAGCTCCAAGCTCTCACAGTTCATTCTTCCTCAGATTCTG CTAGTAGTGGTGATAATATTGTTGGGAGAAGTGGGTCTCCAGAAGAGGTTGATGCCACCATGAATGAGAGTTGCATTGACCCTCGAGCTGAAGATAGGGAAATCAAAGCTAAGCTTTTGCACAAATACACTGGATATCTGGGCAGCCTCAAGCAGGAGttcatgaagaagaaaaagaatggaaAGTTGCCGAAGGAAGCCCGGCATCAGTTGCTTGACTGGTGGAGCAGACACTACAAGTGGCCCTATCCATCG GAAGCTCAGAAGCTAGCACTGGCAGAGTCTACAGGTCTGGATCTGAAGCAGATAAATAACTGGTTCATCAATCAGAGGAAACGCCATTGGAAGCCTTCAGAGGATATTCAATTTGCCGTGATGGATCCAACTCATCCTCATCCCCACTTCTACATGGACAACAATCTCACCTTCCCCATGAACAGCACATCTACTCTCCTTTGA
- the LOC117621519 gene encoding pyrophosphate--fructose 6-phosphate 1-phosphotransferase subunit beta-like isoform X2, with protein sequence MSSSSVNLKAVPGRLTSSYSEVQASRLDVSLPLPSVLKSSFSVVDGPKSSAAGNPEEIAKLFPNLFGQPSAVLNPGGSSVLSKDTSLKIGVVLSGGQAPGGHNVISGIFDYLQHCTSGSTVYGFKGGPAGIMKGKYVELSAEFVYPYRNQGGFDMIASGRDKIETPEQFKQAEETAKTLDLDGLVVIGGDDSNTNACLLAEHFRGKNIKTRVIGCPKTIDGDLKSKEVPVSFGFDTACKLYSEMIGNVMTDARSTGKYYHFVRLMGRAASHITLECALETHPNITIIGEEVAAKKQTLKSVTDYITDIICKRSELGFNYGVILIPEGLIDFIPEVQQLIAELNEILAHDVVDEAGVWKKKLQSQSHELFEFLPPTIQEQLLLERDPHGNVQVAKIETEKMLLQMVETELDKRKQEGKYKRDFLGKTHFFGYEGRCGLPTNFDANYCYALGFGAGALLHSGKTGLISSVGNLAAPVEQWTVGGTALTSLMDVERRHGKFKPVIKKAMVELEGPIQFLGPAANAINNTLLLELGAQA encoded by the exons ATGTCCTCGTCCTCTGTCAACCTCAAGGCGGTGCCTGGTCGCTTGACCTCTTCGTACAGCGAGGTCCAGGCCAGTCGTCTCGACGTTTCGCTTCCTCTCCCTTCTGTTCTCAAAAGCTCCTTCAGCGTCGTCGATGGCCCTAAAAGCTCTGCTGCTGGAAACCCAG AAGAGATAGCCAAGTTATTTCCTAACCTATTTGGACAGCCCTCAGCAGTGCTAAATCCAGGTGGTTCTTCAGTACTTTCAAAGGATACAAGTTTGAAGATTGGAGTGGTTCTCTCTGGAGGACAGGCTCCTGGTGGACACAATGTCATTTCTGGGATTTTTG ATTACTTACAGCACTGCACTAGTGGAAGTACAGTGTATGGATTTAAGGGTGGTCCGGCAGGTATCATGAAGGGTAAATATGTTGAATTGTCTGCGGAATTTGTGTATCCTTACAGAAATCAG GGTGGCTTTGACATGATTGCTAGTGGCAGAGACAAGATTGAAACTCCTGAACAG TTTAAGCAAGCAGAAGAAACAGCAAAGACGCTTGATTTGGATGGGCTTGTGGTCATTGGTGGGGATGACTCAAATACTAATGCTTGCCTTCTAGCTGAACATTTCAG GGGTAAAAATATCAAGACACGGGTAATTGGATGTCCAAAAACCATTGATGGTGATCTGAAAAGCAAAGAAGTGCCCGTCAGTTTTGGATTTGACACTGCATGCAAG CTATATTCAGAAATGATTGGTAATGTAATGACAGATGCCCGTTCAACTGGGAAATACTACCATT TTGTAAGGCTTATGGGGCGTGCAGCTTCTCATATAACCTTGGAGTGTGCTCTGGAGACTCATCCAAACATTACAATTATTGGGGAAGAA GTTGCTGCCAAGAAGCAGACACTCAAGAGTGTAACAGACTATATAACTGATATAATCTGCAAACGCTCAGAACTTGGATTTAATTATGGTGTCATACTTATACCAGAGGGCCTGATTGATTTCATTCCGGAG GTACAGCAACTAATTGCAGAGCTTAACGAAATATTAGCTCATGATGTTGTTGATGAAGCAGGGGTGTGGAAAAAGAAACTCCAGAGCCAATCTCATGAGCTTTTCGAGTTTTTGCCTCCAACAATTCAGGAGCAACTACTGCTTGAAAGAGATCCACATGGGAATGTGCAG GTTGCCAAAATAGAGACAGAAAAGATGCTCCTTCAGATGGTAGAAACTGAACTGGACAAGCGGAAGCAGGAGGGTAAATATAAGCGGGACTTCTTAGGAAAGACCCACTTCTTCGG ttATGAGGGTAGATGCGGTTTGCCTACGAACTTTGATGCAAACTACTGCTATGCATTGGGTTTTGGTGCTGGAGCCCTCCTCCATTCTGGAAAGACTGGGTTGATTTCCTCT GTGGGAAATTTGGCTGCTCCAGTGGAGCAATGGACAGTTGGGGGAACAGCACTGACTTCTTTAATGGATGTGGAACGGAGACATG GGAAGTTCAAGCCTGTGATTAAGAAAGCAATGGTGGAACTTGAAG GTCCAATTCAATTTCTTGGCCCAGCAGCGAATGCCATCAACAACACTCTTCTGCTGGAACTCGGAGCACAAGCatag